A window from Pedosphaera parvula Ellin514 encodes these proteins:
- a CDS encoding ABC transporter permease: MTEPSSTNQHVRKQRGFLQHLFSAWTWQMAWRDSRTSRKRLLIFSCSIVLGIAALTAIGSLGSNLERAIEEQAKALLGADLALSSRQPFPAEADDLFEELGGNQSREISLSTMVYFVRGEGTRLVQLRALSGAFPYYGDIETVPVEAAVEFRKGGGALVEENLLNQFGAKVGDTIRVGKLTTKILGELKKVPGESVAFSTIAPRVYISMSDLPQTDLLRQGSLANYKVFFQFPPQKDVSKLVDRIKPRLDKLRLSQDTVEKRKRELGRAMDNLYHFLNLVGFIALLLGGVGVASAIHVHVKQKLGTVALLRCLGGSIAQTFAIYLAQGMALGLFGACFGAALGVLIQSLLPRILSDFIPFAFQFHTSWLAITRGVGIGFAICLLFALLPLLSVRRVSPLEAIRASFQSHAGKIDPLRWLVMGLLAFGIVAFAISQSRNWRIGVGFAVGLGIAFALLTATAKALIFVTRKFTPALPFAWRQGLSNLHRPNNRTLLLLLSLGLGTFLMLSLYLVQQSLLTQLVSTGGGKDQANTILFDIQADQREGVTNLVQSLNFPILDEAPIITMRILSLKGQSVESMMANKQNGISKWSLRHEYRSTYSDHLRDGEKIISGKWIPQVAPDTKVTPISVEEGVAKELHLGLGDEIVFDIQGVPVTNRVASLRQVEWRRIQPNFFVIFPRGILDDAPAMDILVTRVPTADDSAKLQREVVKRFPNVSLIDLRLILETVNSIVNKISFVIRFMAMFTVATGLLVLVGALLTGRYQRIQESILLRTLGASRGQIFRILFMEYFSLGLLGALTGILLALSAAWALSHFVFHIHFSPQLIPLVMALLSVPAFTVLTGLLMSRGVLNQPPLAILRSEA, translated from the coding sequence ATGACTGAACCCTCCTCAACGAACCAGCATGTCCGGAAGCAAAGAGGCTTCCTGCAGCATCTCTTCTCTGCCTGGACCTGGCAAATGGCCTGGCGTGATAGCCGCACCAGTCGCAAACGCCTGCTCATTTTCTCCTGCTCTATTGTTCTTGGAATCGCCGCCTTGACCGCCATAGGCTCTCTCGGCAGTAATCTCGAACGTGCCATTGAGGAGCAGGCCAAAGCTTTGCTTGGCGCGGACCTCGCATTGAGTTCCCGTCAGCCATTCCCGGCAGAAGCGGACGATCTTTTCGAGGAACTTGGGGGAAACCAATCGCGTGAAATTTCCCTCTCCACAATGGTCTACTTTGTGCGCGGTGAAGGCACCCGCCTCGTCCAGTTACGCGCGCTCAGTGGCGCGTTTCCCTATTACGGCGATATTGAAACCGTCCCCGTAGAAGCGGCTGTGGAGTTCCGTAAAGGTGGTGGTGCGCTGGTCGAAGAAAACCTGCTCAATCAGTTCGGTGCCAAGGTGGGCGATACCATTCGTGTCGGGAAACTCACCACTAAAATCCTTGGCGAACTCAAAAAAGTTCCCGGTGAAAGCGTTGCCTTCTCTACCATTGCCCCGCGCGTCTACATTTCCATGAGCGACCTGCCGCAGACGGATTTATTGCGCCAGGGCAGCCTCGCGAACTACAAAGTTTTCTTTCAATTCCCTCCGCAAAAGGATGTTTCAAAACTCGTCGACCGCATCAAACCTCGATTGGACAAACTGCGCCTGAGTCAGGACACCGTGGAAAAGCGCAAGCGCGAACTCGGTCGCGCAATGGATAACCTCTATCATTTCCTCAATCTCGTCGGCTTCATTGCGCTGCTGCTTGGCGGCGTAGGGGTCGCCAGCGCCATCCACGTCCATGTAAAACAGAAGCTCGGCACCGTTGCCTTGCTTCGTTGTCTGGGCGGCTCCATTGCCCAAACGTTCGCGATTTATCTCGCTCAAGGCATGGCGCTTGGATTGTTCGGCGCTTGTTTTGGTGCCGCGTTGGGCGTGCTGATTCAGTCGCTGCTACCAAGGATTCTCTCTGACTTTATTCCCTTTGCGTTTCAATTTCACACCTCCTGGCTGGCCATCACTCGCGGCGTCGGCATCGGGTTTGCCATCTGCCTTCTCTTTGCGTTGCTCCCGTTGCTCAGCGTCCGCCGGGTTTCTCCACTCGAAGCCATCCGTGCTTCCTTCCAATCCCACGCCGGTAAGATCGATCCACTACGCTGGCTGGTAATGGGATTATTGGCCTTTGGCATCGTTGCATTTGCCATCAGCCAGAGCCGCAATTGGCGCATCGGAGTCGGTTTCGCCGTCGGACTCGGGATCGCCTTTGCCTTGCTTACCGCCACCGCCAAGGCGTTGATTTTTGTTACCCGCAAGTTCACACCCGCCCTGCCCTTTGCCTGGCGCCAGGGACTTTCCAATCTCCATCGCCCCAACAACCGCACCCTGTTGCTGCTGCTTTCCCTCGGCCTCGGCACATTCCTCATGCTCAGCCTCTATCTCGTTCAACAATCTCTCCTCACCCAATTGGTCTCGACGGGTGGAGGCAAGGACCAGGCTAACACCATCCTGTTTGACATACAGGCTGATCAACGTGAAGGCGTGACCAACCTGGTTCAATCTCTGAATTTTCCAATCCTCGATGAAGCACCCATCATCACGATGCGCATCCTCTCGCTGAAAGGTCAGTCGGTCGAATCCATGATGGCCAACAAGCAAAATGGCATCTCCAAATGGTCTCTGCGTCACGAATACCGCAGCACCTACAGCGACCATCTGCGCGACGGTGAAAAGATCATTTCCGGCAAATGGATTCCACAAGTTGCTCCGGATACAAAAGTCACCCCCATTTCTGTTGAAGAAGGAGTCGCAAAGGAATTGCATCTCGGACTCGGCGACGAAATCGTGTTCGATATTCAGGGCGTTCCCGTAACCAATCGTGTTGCCAGTCTGCGGCAGGTGGAATGGCGTCGTATCCAACCAAACTTTTTCGTCATCTTTCCGAGGGGCATTCTCGACGACGCACCAGCCATGGATATCCTTGTCACGCGCGTTCCGACTGCTGACGACTCTGCTAAATTGCAACGTGAAGTTGTAAAACGATTTCCCAATGTCTCCCTCATAGACCTCCGCCTCATCCTCGAAACGGTTAACTCCATCGTGAACAAAATCTCCTTCGTCATCCGCTTCATGGCCATGTTTACGGTTGCAACTGGCCTTTTGGTGCTCGTTGGCGCCTTGTTGACGGGGCGCTATCAGCGCATTCAGGAAAGCATCCTGCTCCGCACCCTGGGTGCTTCTCGCGGACAAATCTTCCGCATTCTCTTCATGGAATATTTCTCTCTGGGTTTGCTGGGAGCTTTGACAGGCATCCTGCTCGCACTCTCCGCCGCCTGGGCGCTCTCGCATTTCGTTTTCCACATCCACTTCTCCCCACAATTGATCCCACTGGTAATGGCTCTGCTTTCAGTCCCTGCTTTCACTGTGCTCACAGGACTCCTCATGAGCCGAGGTGTATTGAACCAACCGCCATTGGCCATTCTCCGTTCCGAAGCCTGA
- a CDS encoding ABC transporter ATP-binding protein: MSSSAILDVQHITKSYPEGNGTLTVVKDINFSIPRGSTCAILGPSGSGKTTLLGLCAGLDRPSDGEVLLDGTQLSKLDEDGRARVRNEVVGFVFQSFQLIPTLTALENVMVPLELRGQRNVRDEAVELLRRVGLGERLTHYPTQLSGGEQQRVALARAFINKPKILFADEPTGNLDAETGQMVIQNLFALNANSGTTLVLVTHDLELANRAQRIIRLKAGVVVSDEPTIGND; the protein is encoded by the coding sequence GTGAGTTCGAGCGCCATATTGGATGTTCAGCATATAACCAAAAGTTATCCCGAAGGAAACGGCACGCTGACGGTCGTCAAAGACATCAATTTCTCCATCCCTCGCGGTTCCACCTGCGCCATTCTTGGCCCTTCCGGTAGTGGCAAAACCACGCTGCTCGGTCTATGCGCCGGTCTCGACCGCCCTTCTGATGGCGAAGTGCTCCTCGACGGCACGCAGTTGAGCAAACTCGACGAAGACGGACGCGCCCGCGTCCGCAACGAAGTCGTCGGTTTCGTTTTCCAAAGTTTCCAACTCATCCCGACACTAACCGCTCTCGAAAATGTCATGGTTCCACTGGAACTGCGCGGCCAAAGAAATGTCCGCGACGAAGCCGTCGAACTCCTCCGCCGCGTCGGCCTGGGTGAACGCCTTACCCATTATCCAACTCAACTCTCCGGTGGCGAACAACAACGTGTCGCCCTGGCCCGCGCATTCATCAACAAACCCAAGATACTTTTCGCCGACGAACCGACGGGTAATCTCGACGCTGAAACCGGCCAAATGGTGATCCAAAACCTGTTCGCCCTCAATGCCAACTCCGGCACCACTCTCGTCCTCGTCACGCATGACCTCGAACTGGCCAACCGCGCCCAGCGCATCATCCGTTTGAAAGCCGGTGTCGTGGTCAGCGATGAGCCCACCATCGGCAATGACTGA
- a CDS encoding arylesterase translates to MIFWERALRRSAYQFQLWVMAVVLAVIGLADVKAANAAEKGAGSTDKKTIMILGDSLAAGAGVDPSEAFPALLQKKVDEAGLNYTVVNAGVSGDTTAGGLRRMDWLLKRKVDVLVLELGGNDGLRGIPVAATRTNLQTIIEKAKKKYPDVKIIVAGMQMPPNMGEEYNKAYRETFPEVAKANHAELIPFLLEGVGGNPELNQADHIHPNVEGHKIVAENVWKVLRPVLEK, encoded by the coding sequence ATGATTTTTTGGGAACGGGCATTGAGACGGAGCGCTTATCAGTTTCAACTGTGGGTTATGGCGGTCGTGCTTGCGGTTATTGGGCTGGCCGACGTGAAGGCTGCCAACGCTGCCGAGAAGGGCGCGGGCTCAACAGACAAAAAGACCATCATGATTCTGGGAGACAGTCTGGCGGCTGGGGCAGGCGTGGACCCGAGTGAAGCTTTTCCGGCGTTGTTGCAGAAAAAAGTCGATGAAGCTGGCTTGAATTACACGGTGGTCAATGCAGGCGTGAGCGGGGACACAACGGCGGGCGGGTTGCGCAGGATGGATTGGTTGTTGAAACGGAAAGTGGATGTGCTGGTGTTGGAATTAGGTGGCAACGATGGCCTGCGAGGGATTCCCGTCGCAGCGACGAGGACCAATCTTCAAACCATTATCGAAAAGGCGAAGAAGAAATATCCTGATGTGAAAATTATCGTGGCCGGGATGCAGATGCCGCCGAATATGGGAGAGGAATATAACAAGGCTTATCGAGAGACTTTTCCGGAAGTGGCAAAGGCGAACCATGCGGAGTTGATTCCATTTTTGCTGGAAGGAGTGGGAGGCAATCCAGAATTAAATCAGGCGGACCATATTCATCCGAATGTGGAGGGGCACAAGATTGTGGCGGAAAATGTGTGGAAGGTGTTAAGGCCGGTGTTGGAGAAGTGA
- a CDS encoding RNA 2'-phosphotransferase → MSSRTVKISKFLSLVLRHEPGRIGIQLDSAGWVDVDELLRACTAHQFPFSRDELNQVVATNDKKRFAFSEDGKRIRANQGHSVEVELQYEPSVPPEILYHGTADRFLASIQQDGLIKGNRHHVHLSTELSTAISVGQRHGRPLVFRVLAGQMHRSGHQFFVSANGVWLADHIPANFLQIHTGEQ, encoded by the coding sequence ATGAGTAGCCGAACCGTTAAAATTAGTAAATTCCTCAGCCTCGTGCTGCGACATGAACCCGGGAGAATCGGCATCCAACTCGATTCCGCCGGTTGGGTGGATGTCGATGAACTTCTGCGCGCGTGCACTGCCCATCAATTCCCTTTCTCCCGCGATGAACTCAATCAGGTAGTCGCCACCAACGACAAAAAGCGCTTCGCCTTCAGTGAGGACGGCAAACGCATCCGCGCGAATCAGGGGCATTCCGTCGAAGTGGAATTGCAATACGAACCCAGCGTGCCTCCTGAAATTTTATATCATGGCACAGCCGATCGTTTTCTCGCCTCCATTCAGCAGGATGGCTTGATCAAAGGCAACCGTCATCACGTCCACCTCTCCACCGAGCTCTCCACCGCCATCAGCGTCGGCCAACGCCATGGTCGACCGCTCGTTTTTCGCGTTCTCGCCGGACAGATGCATCGCTCAGGCCATCAATTCTTCGTCTCCGCCAACGGCGTCTGGCTCGCTGACCACATCCCCGCAAACTTCCTACAAATCCATACCGGGGAGCAATAA
- a CDS encoding ADP-ribosylglycohydrolase family protein, whose translation MSLHIQSHLTDVLIGTAVGDVLGLPSEGLSPERIQRRWQGDLAHHFIFNHGMISDDTEHTLFVAQALLSHPENPAGFQRSLAWKLRFWLLGIPAGIGLATLRSIINLWLGFPSNRSGVFSAGNGPAMRTAILGAYFHDRPELLRTYVSACTRLTHTDPRAEIGALAIAQVVAWDMQHPNDPTGVLRFLVEESNDPEWTALLKKMDAAYHAGLSVSEFALKLNLNKGVTGYVYHTVPMAIFTWLRHYGNFEAGLKAVIACGGDTDTVGAITGALLGSTVGAKEIPLAWRKGVLEWPRSLAFLERVAIRLADQKASGIISKPVPYFWPALVPRNFFFLGIVLDHGFRRLAPPY comes from the coding sequence ATGTCTCTCCATATCCAAAGTCATCTGACTGACGTTCTCATCGGAACTGCCGTTGGCGATGTTTTGGGTCTTCCCTCAGAAGGCTTGTCGCCGGAGCGCATACAGCGACGTTGGCAGGGCGACCTTGCCCATCATTTCATTTTCAATCATGGAATGATCAGCGACGATACTGAACATACTCTTTTCGTCGCTCAAGCGTTGCTCTCTCACCCGGAGAATCCCGCCGGATTTCAACGCAGTCTCGCCTGGAAACTTCGTTTCTGGCTGTTGGGCATTCCCGCAGGCATTGGCCTGGCAACCCTCCGCTCCATCATCAATCTTTGGCTCGGCTTTCCATCAAATCGCAGTGGAGTTTTCTCGGCTGGCAATGGCCCGGCCATGCGCACCGCAATTCTTGGCGCTTATTTTCATGACCGTCCTGAACTGCTTCGCACTTACGTATCCGCCTGCACTCGATTAACCCACACCGATCCCCGTGCTGAGATCGGCGCTCTGGCCATCGCCCAGGTCGTTGCGTGGGACATGCAACATCCGAATGATCCAACCGGTGTTTTGAGATTTCTCGTGGAGGAGTCCAATGATCCCGAATGGACTGCCCTGCTAAAGAAAATGGATGCCGCCTACCACGCAGGCCTCTCTGTCAGTGAATTTGCCCTCAAACTGAACCTCAACAAAGGCGTCACCGGCTACGTTTATCACACCGTTCCCATGGCCATCTTCACGTGGCTGCGTCATTACGGCAATTTCGAAGCCGGCCTCAAGGCAGTCATCGCCTGCGGTGGCGATACCGACACCGTCGGTGCAATTACCGGCGCACTTTTGGGATCAACTGTTGGAGCCAAAGAGATTCCACTCGCCTGGCGAAAAGGAGTTTTGGAATGGCCTAGATCGCTTGCCTTCTTGGAACGAGTTGCCATACGGCTTGCTGATCAAAAAGCATCAGGAATCATTTCCAAACCCGTCCCTTACTTCTGGCCGGCATTAGTCCCGAGAAACTTTTTCTTTCTTGGTATCGTTCTGGATCACGGCTTCCGTCGCCTTGCACCACCCTATTAA
- a CDS encoding ADP-ribosylglycohydrolase family protein translates to MKPLSTRDRILGGLWGASVGDALGVPVEFKNRFVLSSDPITGMRGHGSHHQPAGTWSDDTSLTLCAIESLLYGFNTDDMGQRFVDWLQQNRWTPWGDVFDIGLTTMDALSRVAKGTKAEEAGSRDEHSNGNGSLMRILPLALLFASEPVDLLLDHVHRASAITHGHPRSQMACGFYCMLVAKLLKGFTPLDAYLQTVEEFNSHYQKEPLFAAQLPRFSRLISGNIHVKNSDDIVSSGYVLHTLEASIWSLLTSNSFAETVLKAVNLGGDTDTTGCVAGGLAGVFYGSRAIREDWIKILARKGDLDCLYHEFADLCETKKGS, encoded by the coding sequence ATGAAACCGCTCTCGACACGTGATCGCATTCTCGGCGGCCTTTGGGGCGCATCTGTGGGTGATGCTCTGGGTGTTCCGGTCGAATTTAAAAATCGCTTTGTTCTCAGCAGCGATCCCATCACCGGCATGCGCGGCCACGGCTCGCATCATCAACCAGCCGGAACCTGGTCCGACGACACCTCTCTGACTCTCTGCGCCATCGAAAGTCTTCTCTACGGCTTCAATACTGACGATATGGGCCAGCGTTTCGTCGATTGGCTTCAGCAGAATCGCTGGACTCCGTGGGGTGACGTCTTTGATATAGGTTTGACAACCATGGACGCTCTCTCGCGGGTCGCCAAAGGCACCAAAGCGGAGGAAGCAGGCAGCAGGGACGAACATAGTAACGGCAATGGCTCGCTGATGCGCATTCTGCCATTGGCATTATTATTCGCATCAGAACCAGTTGATCTCCTGCTGGACCATGTTCATCGGGCATCCGCCATTACTCACGGACATCCGCGCTCCCAAATGGCCTGCGGATTCTATTGTATGTTGGTTGCAAAACTTTTGAAGGGCTTTACGCCTCTCGATGCTTATCTGCAAACTGTCGAGGAGTTCAATTCACATTATCAAAAAGAGCCACTGTTCGCCGCGCAGCTACCTCGCTTCTCACGCCTGATTAGCGGAAATATCCACGTCAAAAATAGCGATGACATTGTTTCCAGTGGCTACGTCCTGCACACCTTGGAAGCCAGCATTTGGTCACTGCTCACTTCGAACTCCTTTGCAGAAACAGTCCTAAAAGCGGTGAACCTCGGCGGTGATACCGATACGACAGGCTGCGTCGCTGGCGGTCTCGCCGGAGTTTTCTACGGTTCGAGGGCCATCCGCGAAGACTGGATCAAAATCCTCGCTCGTAAAGGTGATCTCGACTGCCTCTATCACGAATTCGCCGATCTCTGTGAAACAAAAAAGGGTTCTTAA
- a CDS encoding metal-dependent hydrolase, with product MDILTHAAIGFIAASPFAANSPELAGGIVLGSVLPDLDTFSRVFGKRAFLKWHQTWTHSMPLALGLSAILAVCSASVGWNGVQLGMGIFVGMLGHILLDYSNTLGIALLKPFSHRRFCLEWVFFIDATVLIVTLLTTAVILWNWNQGQLENYRASLACGIFLIVYWLVKGALRNRAGRLAPAGTISLLPSAFIPWKFLGAKIEGVQASLFHLNAFTGATQPKPSVPIHDATFKSMLAQLPEFKMMQELSPAYHVVDVATEGTGKRLLCRDLRTRNFSTSFGDLTVWLNDTNQITKVHFHV from the coding sequence ATGGACATCCTCACCCATGCGGCCATCGGCTTTATCGCAGCAAGTCCCTTTGCTGCGAATAGCCCGGAGCTGGCGGGTGGAATCGTCCTTGGTTCTGTGCTGCCGGACCTGGATACATTCAGTCGTGTTTTCGGCAAGCGCGCCTTCCTTAAGTGGCATCAAACGTGGACTCATTCCATGCCCCTCGCACTCGGACTGAGTGCAATCCTGGCAGTTTGCTCTGCTTCCGTCGGTTGGAACGGAGTGCAACTAGGGATGGGCATATTCGTTGGCATGCTCGGCCACATTCTCCTGGACTACAGCAACACCCTGGGCATCGCGTTATTGAAGCCATTTTCCCACCGACGCTTCTGCCTCGAATGGGTCTTTTTCATTGATGCCACTGTCCTCATTGTCACCTTGCTCACAACAGCCGTCATCCTATGGAACTGGAATCAAGGACAGCTCGAGAACTACCGTGCCTCATTGGCTTGTGGCATCTTCCTCATTGTTTATTGGCTGGTCAAAGGCGCCTTGAGAAATCGTGCCGGTCGCCTTGCGCCTGCTGGAACAATTTCTCTGTTACCCTCCGCGTTCATTCCATGGAAGTTTCTGGGAGCGAAAATTGAAGGAGTCCAAGCATCGTTATTCCATTTGAACGCGTTCACGGGTGCGACTCAGCCGAAGCCCTCTGTTCCCATTCACGATGCCACCTTCAAGTCTATGCTGGCTCAATTGCCTGAATTTAAGATGATGCAGGAACTGTCCCCTGCTTACCACGTGGTGGACGTGGCCACCGAAGGCACAGGTAAACGCCTGCTCTGCCGCGATCTTCGCACTCGTAACTTCAGCACTTCTTTTGGCGATCTCACCGTCTGGCTCAACGACACAAACCAAATCACGAAGGTTCACTTCCATGTCTAG
- a CDS encoding NUDIX hydrolase, which yields MDDAKRELLYEGKHVRLFRIGHWEFADRVKGSGAVVIVAITPEGNLLLTEQFRLPVNANVIELPAGIAGDLAGHEQEALATAAHRELLEETGYEAKNMTFLTTGPPSAGLATEIVTFMLATHLRCVNSGGGDEHENITVHQVPLKDVPAWLNQKAAQGLMIDPKVYAGLYFAHQPTM from the coding sequence ATGGATGATGCAAAAAGGGAACTTCTGTACGAAGGCAAACACGTCCGGCTCTTCCGCATCGGCCATTGGGAATTCGCCGACCGCGTTAAAGGCAGTGGTGCCGTTGTTATTGTCGCCATCACTCCGGAAGGCAACCTGCTCCTCACCGAACAATTCCGGTTGCCAGTCAATGCCAATGTCATCGAACTGCCTGCGGGCATCGCCGGTGATTTAGCCGGACACGAACAGGAAGCACTTGCCACTGCCGCCCATCGCGAGTTGCTCGAGGAAACGGGCTACGAAGCCAAAAACATGACCTTCCTCACCACCGGCCCACCCTCCGCAGGTCTTGCCACCGAAATCGTCACCTTCATGCTCGCCACCCATCTCCGTTGCGTTAACTCCGGCGGCGGCGATGAACATGAAAACATTACCGTTCACCAGGTTCCATTGAAAGACGTCCCAGCCTGGCTCAATCAAAAAGCCGCTCAAGGTCTCATGATAGATCCCAAAGTTTACGCCGGCCTTTATTTCGCCCACCAACCAACGATGTAA
- the pncA gene encoding bifunctional nicotinamidase/pyrazinamidase produces MKALILVDLQNDFLPGGALAVPHGDTVLPLANKLQSSFKLILATQDWHPINHSSFAVNHPGRTPGETVVLKKRQQKLWPVHCVQNTRGAEITTGLMMNKVNKVFKKGVDVEIDSHSGFFDNDHQRSTGLGEYLKEKKVKEVYILGLATDYCVKATALDAVALGFKTHLIEDACRGVNETDSKSAIEEMRKAGVEITKTSVVLNPPKKK; encoded by the coding sequence ATGAAAGCACTTATTCTAGTCGACTTACAAAATGATTTCCTCCCCGGCGGCGCTCTGGCTGTCCCCCATGGGGACACAGTTCTCCCCTTGGCGAACAAACTCCAAAGCTCGTTCAAGCTCATTCTGGCCACGCAGGACTGGCACCCAATCAATCACAGCAGCTTTGCCGTTAATCATCCGGGCAGAACACCAGGTGAAACTGTGGTACTTAAAAAGCGTCAGCAAAAACTCTGGCCTGTGCATTGCGTTCAAAACACCCGCGGCGCTGAAATCACCACCGGGCTCATGATGAACAAGGTCAATAAGGTTTTCAAAAAGGGCGTCGATGTGGAAATTGACAGCCATAGCGGCTTTTTCGACAACGACCATCAACGTTCCACCGGCCTCGGTGAATATCTCAAAGAGAAAAAGGTCAAGGAAGTCTACATCCTCGGCCTGGCAACCGATTACTGCGTCAAAGCCACTGCCCTCGACGCCGTCGCCCTCGGCTTCAAAACTCACCTCATCGAAGACGCCTGCCGTGGAGTCAACGAAACTGATTCCAAAAGCGCCATCGAAGAAATGCGCAAAGCCGGTGTCGAGATCACCAAAACCAGCGTCGTGCTCAATCCACCAAAGAAAAAATAG
- a CDS encoding DUF1152 domain-containing protein, protein MKLAFFNEIEKAQNVLIVGAGGGFDIFSGLPLYFALRKAGKTVHLANLSFSRIDFCEGERPIPSLLKVTPGTSGPASYFPEVYLSQWLSNRFGETPIYAISQAGARPVQEAYNWLVQTLRPDTLILTDGGTDSLMRGDEASLGTPEEDMASLSAAHCVEGPERKLLVCLGFGIDFFHGICHAHFLENVAALIAEGGYLGTWSVTREMEEFGLYEEACEFVSARMPRQPSIVNSSIISAINGNFGDFHSTKRTAGSTLFINPLMGLYWSFRLENVARRNLYLNDIRDTVAYHELSLAIEKFRAMQQKTRLWTDIPC, encoded by the coding sequence ATGAAACTCGCCTTTTTCAACGAGATCGAGAAAGCCCAAAACGTTTTAATCGTTGGGGCTGGCGGAGGCTTTGATATTTTCTCCGGCCTTCCACTTTATTTCGCACTGCGGAAAGCGGGTAAAACGGTTCATTTGGCCAATCTGTCTTTCTCCAGGATCGATTTTTGTGAGGGCGAACGTCCGATCCCGTCTCTGCTTAAGGTGACCCCTGGAACCTCCGGTCCTGCGAGTTACTTCCCTGAAGTCTACCTCTCGCAGTGGCTTTCTAATCGGTTCGGCGAAACACCAATCTATGCCATCAGCCAGGCAGGTGCCCGCCCGGTTCAAGAAGCTTACAACTGGCTTGTTCAGACGCTTCGTCCCGATACGTTGATTTTGACAGACGGGGGCACAGACAGCCTGATGCGTGGCGACGAAGCCAGCTTGGGCACCCCTGAGGAAGACATGGCTAGCCTGTCGGCAGCGCACTGCGTCGAGGGTCCCGAACGCAAGCTGCTTGTATGCCTCGGCTTTGGCATCGATTTTTTTCACGGCATTTGTCATGCTCACTTTTTGGAAAATGTTGCGGCACTCATAGCCGAAGGTGGGTATCTTGGAACATGGAGTGTCACCCGCGAAATGGAGGAGTTCGGGTTATATGAGGAAGCGTGCGAGTTCGTTTCCGCCCGCATGCCGCGCCAACCCAGCATCGTAAACAGCAGCATCATTTCCGCCATCAATGGAAATTTTGGAGATTTTCATTCGACGAAGCGCACCGCGGGATCGACGCTGTTTATCAATCCTCTCATGGGTCTTTATTGGAGTTTTCGATTGGAAAACGTGGCCCGGCGCAACCTTTATCTCAATGATATCAGGGATACCGTCGCCTACCATGAACTGTCATTGGCCATCGAGAAGTTCCGCGCCATGCAGCAAAAAACCAGACTTTGGACGGACATACCATGTTGA
- a CDS encoding TIGR02452 family protein: protein MSRTIRSTIAQQTVSILEAGHYTAPSGRKVELADAIKHALAGTTLHENEVSATVSISPALAQTKIEVTPETTFEASARLAAQPDGPIACLNFASAKNPGGGFLTGAQAQEECLARSSALYHCLLSQPAYYERNRANRSTLYLDLLIYSPDVPFFRDDAGQLLEKPVFASVITAPAPNRGALADNEPQSLPLVEPTLARRAAMVLSVAAGKRVKRLILGAWGCGVFRNDPRMVAQCFAAYLDKGGKFAGCFDEVVFAIYDKSENRATYSAFAEVFANR from the coding sequence ATGAGCCGCACAATCAGAAGCACTATCGCTCAGCAAACCGTCTCCATCCTCGAAGCCGGTCACTACACCGCTCCGAGTGGCAGAAAGGTCGAGCTCGCCGACGCCATCAAACACGCCCTCGCGGGCACCACACTCCATGAAAACGAGGTCTCGGCAACCGTTTCCATTTCCCCTGCCCTCGCGCAAACCAAAATCGAAGTCACTCCTGAAACGACCTTCGAAGCCAGTGCCCGTCTCGCTGCCCAACCGGACGGTCCAATCGCCTGCCTCAATTTTGCCTCAGCAAAAAACCCCGGTGGCGGCTTCCTCACCGGCGCCCAGGCGCAGGAGGAATGCCTGGCCCGCTCCTCGGCTCTTTATCACTGTCTCCTGTCACAACCCGCTTATTACGAACGCAACCGGGCCAACCGTTCGACGCTTTATCTCGACCTGCTGATTTATTCGCCGGATGTTCCATTTTTCCGCGACGACGCCGGACAGCTTCTGGAGAAGCCTGTCTTTGCGTCGGTTATCACAGCACCAGCCCCCAATCGTGGAGCCCTTGCCGACAATGAGCCCCAAAGCCTGCCCCTCGTCGAACCAACTCTTGCCCGACGTGCCGCCATGGTTCTCTCAGTCGCTGCCGGCAAACGCGTGAAACGCCTCATCCTTGGAGCATGGGGTTGTGGAGTTTTCCGCAACGATCCGCGCATGGTGGCGCAATGTTTTGCTGCTTATCTTGACAAAGGTGGTAAGTTCGCCGGCTGCTTCGACGAAGTAGTGTTCGCGATTTATGACAAATCTGAAAATCGCGCCACTTATTCTGCGTTTGCAGAGGTCTTCGCGAATCGCTGA